One Bacteroidales bacterium genomic window, TCCCCCTGAAGAAATTTCAGTCTGCTGCCTTCCTCGAGTTCGTAACGATCATGGGGATTAACACCTTTCCATCTGCCTTTACGGGTATCAAACAGCCTCAGCTTCCGGTCGGGATACCATCCCGAATGCCGGATCCATTTACCGCAATAATTGGTCAGCCGGTTAAAATAATATCCATCGTATTTCTGGTCTTGCTTAACCTTGCGTATCGATTCCTTTAATTCATCTGACAAGGCTTCGTCGGCATCAAGAGATAAAATAAAAGGATATGTTGCCTGGACAACGGCAAAATTCTTTTGCTGTATGTGCCCTTCAAAAGCATGTTGAATGAATTTTGCTCCGTATTGCCTGCAAATCTCTTCAGTTCTGTCTGTGGAGAAAGAATCCACTACCACCACTTCATCGGCTAGTTCTCCCACCGATTCAATGCAACGGGCAATGTTTCGCTCTTCATTATATGTGATAATCACAAGTGAGATGGGGGTCATCAGTCCGGTCATTAAATCAACAATTTGTTTATATCAATGGTTCGTGCACATCTGAAATGTCCTTCGGGGCAGGCATGAAACCCATGAAGGCCACAGGGCCGGCAATACAAATCGATATCGGTTTCCACGACATGGGATTGATCGGAGACGGGATAAAAACCAAATTCCGGAACGGTAGAGCAAAAAACAGCCGTTACCGGAGCATTCATAGCCGAGGCCATATGCAGGGGGGCGGAATCATTTACATAATTCATTCGTGCGTTTTCCATCAGTGCGGCCGTTTCCAGAAAGCTCAGCTTTCCAGCAAGGTTAAAGACCCTCTCCCTGCCTGATTCCTGAATGATCTGCATACATAATTCATGGTCTTCCGGTCCCCCGATCATATGAATGTCATATTGAGGATCCAGCTTGCCCAGTAAGCCAATCCACTTCTCTTTCGGAAATTGCTTGGTAAACCAAACCGATGCCGGCGCTATAGTCAGATACGCTCTCTCCTTTAGTGGTTTCACCTTATTATAGTGCTCCCTGGACGGATATAACCGGGGTCTGGTAAATTCAGAACCGGTAATGGGTTCCACCAACTCCAGGTTCCTTTCTATTTCATGCTTTCCGTTTCCTATTTCATGATGAACCTTAAGGTCGTAAGCAAAGGCAAGGGGATTTTTATCAAACCCTGCCTTATGTTGCGATCGGGCAAAAAGAGAAATGACGCCGGTTGTAAAAAAACGCTGAAGGTTGATCACATAATCATAACGAAGCTTCCTGATTTTCCGGATCATCTGAAGCACATGGGCATATTTCCGTGTCTTTTTATCCAGCACATATACCTGTTGGAGATGCGGGTGGTTACTCAGTAACACTTCATTTCCCTTCCTGAGCAGAAAGTCGATTCCGGCACCGGGATAATGTTGCCTGAGTTTTTCGATTAATGGCGTAGCAAGAATAACATCTCCGATGAATGCGGTTTGAATAATCAAAAACTGCTTCATACCAGGTTATGCTTCCACATTAAATTCTCTCAGGGCTTGATTCAACGAAGTTTTATGATCCGTGGAGGCTTTTCTTTCTCCGATAATCAGCGCGCACTGCACCTGGAATTCACCGGCAGGAAACTGTTTGGTATAAGTGCCCGGGATAACCACTGAGCGTGCGGGAACTTTCCCTTTGTACGTAACCGGCTCATCGCCCGACACATCAATAATTTTTGTAGATTGGGTTATGGAAACATTGGCGGCAATAACGGCCTCCTTCTCTATCCTGACGCCCTCCACGATTATGGCACGCGATCCGATGAAACAATGGTCCTCAATGATCACGGGTGCAGCCTGTACAGGTTCAAGCACGCCGCCTATACCTACACCACCGCTTAAGTGGACATTTTCCCCGATTTGAGCGCAACTTCCTACTGTTGCCCAGGTATCCACCATTGTGCCACTTCCCACATGAGCCCCAATATTCACGTAGGAAGGCATCATAATGACATTGGGAGAAAGATAGGAACCGTAACGGGCAATGGCATGCGGAACAACACGAACGCCCATCTTATCGTAACCATGCTTTAAATCAATTTTATCGTGAAACTCAAAAGGACCGCTCTCAATCTTCTTCATCTCCTGAATGGGGAAATACAAAATCACGGCCATCTTCACCCATTGATTGACCCTCCATTCTCCTTCGGAAAACTCAGCAACCCGGATCTTGCCCTGATCCAGCATATCAATTACTTCCCTGATCATCTTCTGGTTGTCCGGAACATTCAATAATTCCCGGTTGTCCCAAATTTCTTGTATTTTATTCTTATATTGTTCCATAATTCAAAGTTTTTAACTTCACAAAAATACAGAAAAAAGTATATTACAAAAACGATTAAAAGAAAGGGAACTGCTGTTAATTTTTGTTAATTGAGGAGTATATCCGTTTGAAAACAATTATATATGCAGTAAATTTATCATTCTAAATTCAAATCGATATCAAAGACCGTTTCTACATAATGATCATTTTGATAATTCTGAGTCAGCTTGCTTATTCTCAGAAAAAGGACAGTACCATCCATTTTTTCGGGAATCTTTATGATGCTGATACTTTCAAACCGATACGCAACGCTCATATCATCAATATAAACAACAACAGGGCTACCATCTCCGATACGCTGGGCAATTTCGATATCAGATTAAACCCGGGTGATTCTCTGAAGATAAGCTCCATTGGATACAGGCAGAAGTTTTATCAATATACCGGAGAATGGAAAAATGATGCTTTCGAAAGCATCCCGTTAAAGGAAAGAATATATGAAATATCAGAGGTAGAGATTACGCCCTGGGGAACTTATGAAGAGTTTAAAGAAAGGTTTTTGAATCTTGACAGGGAAACGCCAAGGGAAAAAATTCATCCCCTGGCATGGGATTTTCTGAAGGAAAGACCGGAAGAAGAAGAGCCTATCGAGCCAGGCATCTCTTCGCCAATAAGCATGATATACAACCTGCTTAGTCAGGAGGGGAAAGAAAGAAGGAAATACCAGGAAATTAAAAAGAAAGAGGACAAGGAGAAAAAAATCAACTCGAAATTCAACAGGGAGATCGTGGGCAATCTTACGGGGCTGGAGGGAGAGAAACTTGACAGGTTTATGGAATTTTGTAATTTTACCGATGAATATATCCTCAACACCAGAGAATATTTTATTCTTGAAAGGGTGAAACGGAAATACAAGCAGTTCATGAAAGTGGATTCACTGAATCAAATTAAACCAAAAAGTAATGAGCCACTCGATCCCATCAATTAAAGATATAGAAAATGCGCATCAACGCATATCTGATCAGGTACGCCATACCCAGGTGCTTACTTCATCTTTAGTCAATGAGCTATGCAGCGCAGAGCTGTATTTCAAATGCGAAAACTTTCAGAAAACCGGTTCCTTCAAATTCAGGGGAGCTTCCAATGCCGTTCTACAGTTAAGTGAGGAAGAGTCAATCCATGGAGTTGGCAGCCATTCCTCGGGTAATCATGCAGCCGCGCTGGCATTGGCTACCAGCCTGAGAGGAATTGATGCCCATATCGTTATGCCTGAAAACTCATCCCCGGTGAAAAGGAAGGCTGTAGAACATTACAATGCCAGGATCACCTATTGTGCACCGGGGCTGGATGCCAGAGAAAAAACTTACCGCAAAATAGAAAAGCAGACGGGTGCCAGGTTCATCCATCCTTCCGGCGATTTTCACGTTATCTGCGGACAAGGTACAGCAGCAAAAGAACTGCTGGAAGAAATTCCCGGTTTGGATGCCATCATAGCACCTGTGGGCGGTGGCGGACTGATAAGTGGTACGGCCATAGCAGCCAAAGCAATGAACAAGAACATACGCGTGTTTGCCGGAGAACCGCAAAAGGCTGACGATGCCTATCGTTCTTTTAAACAGGGCTTCCTCATTCCGGTTGACCGGCCCAACACCATTGCCGATGGTCTCCTGACCTCTCTTAATCCGCTTACGTTTAAAATTATAAGCGAATATCTGGACGATGTCTTCACCACCAGTGAAGAAACCATTGTTAAAGCCATGCGCCTGATATGGGAACGCATGAAAATCATCGCCGAACCCTCTGCTGCTGTTGCTCTTGCCGCAATCCTCGAGCACAGGTTTGTGTTCAAATCCAAAAAGGTTGGGATTATTCTTTCAGGCGGTAATGTAGACCTGAACAATTTGCCTTTCCATAGTAACAGCTAACAATCAATCTTTGATGCTTACCGAGGCTTTAACAGGATAATGATCGGAAAGCGGTTTTCTAATAATATCAAATCCGTTTACTTCAAAGGCATCATCATATAAGATATAATCTATACGATAGGATGGGAATTTTCCTTTGTAGGTAATGCCCAAACCTGTGCCGGCCTCAACAAAAGCATCGTTCAAACCGAAACTGATGGTGTGGTAGGTATAAGATACCGGCGTGTCGTTAAAATCCCCGCAAACAATTACAGGATAAGTCGATCTATTGATGCTCGCGGAAATTTCTTGTGCCTGTTTTGAACGCTTAATAAAAGCATTTTTTAAACGGGATGAAATATCCCGTATCTCTTTTAAACGGCGTCGATCACTGTATTGGCTTTGATTGGAAATGAACTGATAATTGTTGTTTTTAAAACGAATGGATTGAAGATGGTTGTTGTAAACGCGAAATCTTTCCCTGTCAATGAGAATATCGCTAAAAATAGCGGCATTCAAACTTTTTCCAAAATCAATATGCCCCTTCTTTACAATCGGGTATTTACTGAATGTAGCTATTCCGTATTTGTAATTGCTGTCCTGTGATAACCAAAGGATATGGTTATATTTTAAATCGGGCAGATACTTGCTGATGGTATCCAGGTTAAATTTTTTCTTTTCGCTTGTATAAAATTCCTGAAAACAAACAATATCCGGGTTATTTTCCCGGATGAGAGAAAAAAGTTCTTTCTGATCCTCACCAGATTCAGAGTCTCCCAGCAAATTAAACAACCTTACATTATATGAAAGAAAGGTAATTTCTTCCTGGGATTGCAAGGTTTGGATTTTGTCCTTGCCTGAAAAATTCATCTGATAGATAAGAGAAATAGGTTTAATCCCAATCAGCAAAATGATCAGCGAGAGCAAAAAAAACCATTTCTTGCTAATTATCCAGTAAATTCCAAAGAGTACATTGGCAATCACCAGAAAAGGAACAACCAGGCCCAGAAAGGCCATGGGCCAAAAAAGTTCCGGTGATACATAAACAGACACATATGCCAGCAACAAAGCACCACCTAAAATATAGTTCAGGAGTTTAATTATTTTATCTATAAAAACTTTCAAAACCTAAATTTTTAGCGTTTTGGGTAAAATATCATATTTTCAGATAATGACCGGGAAATTGCTCTAACCCGAATTATCCAAGAATAATTCTGACGCTATTGAAAAACCTGGCTTTTTACTTCAATAAATTTCGTAAAAACCCGGTTTTTCTAATGCGGGGTTGCCTGCATCCATCCCGCAAACCATCCCGTATTCAAAAACTTTCCCGCTTAACAGCGGGATTCGTTTTTGAATAATGCAGGCTAATTGGATTGGTCCTTGCCTCCACCGGCTTTGAATAATAGTTCCTTTTCTTCTTTTGTTAAGCTTTCATAACCTTTTTTGGAAATCTTTTCAAGGATTTTATTGATCTTTTGCTGCCTTTTGGCTTTTTCTCTGTTGTATTCAATATCCGTTTTAGGTTTATGCTGTTTGTGGGTTACCTTAAATTTAGGCCGGGGTTTAAAAAGGGCGAAAAGCTCATCCATAAAGTGGTCAAAACCTTTGGTTATAATCTTTCCTTTACGATATTGCCTGATATAAAGATAACCGAATAAAGCTCCGCCAAGGTGT contains:
- a CDS encoding glycosyltransferase family 2 protein — protein: MTGLMTPISLVIITYNEERNIARCIESVGELADEVVVVDSFSTDRTEEICRQYGAKFIQHAFEGHIQQKNFAVVQATYPFILSLDADEALSDELKESIRKVKQDQKYDGYYFNRLTNYCGKWIRHSGWYPDRKLRLFDTRKGRWKGVNPHDRYELEEGSRLKFLQGDLLHYCFNSIQEHVDQTNKFSEEGAKALFDKGKRSSTLKIIVKSASRFFRNYFIKLGFLDGYYGYIICRMSAFSNFIKYAKLKELQKKAGN
- a CDS encoding glycosyltransferase family 9 protein, with amino-acid sequence MKQFLIIQTAFIGDVILATPLIEKLRQHYPGAGIDFLLRKGNEVLLSNHPHLQQVYVLDKKTRKYAHVLQMIRKIRKLRYDYVINLQRFFTTGVISLFARSQHKAGFDKNPLAFAYDLKVHHEIGNGKHEIERNLELVEPITGSEFTRPRLYPSREHYNKVKPLKERAYLTIAPASVWFTKQFPKEKWIGLLGKLDPQYDIHMIGGPEDHELCMQIIQESGRERVFNLAGKLSFLETAALMENARMNYVNDSAPLHMASAMNAPVTAVFCSTVPEFGFYPVSDQSHVVETDIDLYCRPCGLHGFHACPEGHFRCARTIDINKLLI
- a CDS encoding 2,3,4,5-tetrahydropyridine-2,6-dicarboxylate N-succinyltransferase, whose amino-acid sequence is MEQYKNKIQEIWDNRELLNVPDNQKMIREVIDMLDQGKIRVAEFSEGEWRVNQWVKMAVILYFPIQEMKKIESGPFEFHDKIDLKHGYDKMGVRVVPHAIARYGSYLSPNVIMMPSYVNIGAHVGSGTMVDTWATVGSCAQIGENVHLSGGVGIGGVLEPVQAAPVIIEDHCFIGSRAIIVEGVRIEKEAVIAANVSITQSTKIIDVSGDEPVTYKGKVPARSVVIPGTYTKQFPAGEFQVQCALIIGERKASTDHKTSLNQALREFNVEA
- a CDS encoding pyridoxal-phosphate dependent enzyme, with product MSHSIPSIKDIENAHQRISDQVRHTQVLTSSLVNELCSAELYFKCENFQKTGSFKFRGASNAVLQLSEEESIHGVGSHSSGNHAAALALATSLRGIDAHIVMPENSSPVKRKAVEHYNARITYCAPGLDAREKTYRKIEKQTGARFIHPSGDFHVICGQGTAAKELLEEIPGLDAIIAPVGGGGLISGTAIAAKAMNKNIRVFAGEPQKADDAYRSFKQGFLIPVDRPNTIADGLLTSLNPLTFKIISEYLDDVFTTSEETIVKAMRLIWERMKIIAEPSAAVALAAILEHRFVFKSKKVGIILSGGNVDLNNLPFHSNS
- a CDS encoding endonuclease/exonuclease/phosphatase family protein; translation: MKVFIDKIIKLLNYILGGALLLAYVSVYVSPELFWPMAFLGLVVPFLVIANVLFGIYWIISKKWFFLLSLIILLIGIKPISLIYQMNFSGKDKIQTLQSQEEITFLSYNVRLFNLLGDSESGEDQKELFSLIRENNPDIVCFQEFYTSEKKKFNLDTISKYLPDLKYNHILWLSQDSNYKYGIATFSKYPIVKKGHIDFGKSLNAAIFSDILIDRERFRVYNNHLQSIRFKNNNYQFISNQSQYSDRRRLKEIRDISSRLKNAFIKRSKQAQEISASINRSTYPVIVCGDFNDTPVSYTYHTISFGLNDAFVEAGTGLGITYKGKFPSYRIDYILYDDAFEVNGFDIIRKPLSDHYPVKASVSIKD